The Haloplanus salinarum genome includes a region encoding these proteins:
- a CDS encoding metal-dependent hydrolase, with product MATTHAAVGLLLALPLTVLAPELAPAAALAAMIGGIFPDLDLVAGIHRRTLHFPDYYWLGAVPALAAAALAPGTATVAAAWFLLSAAVHSVSDVFGAGTEARPWERTSAEAVYLHSRSRWIAPRYWVRYDGAPEDYLLTVCLLAPGLVTFGPTVRRVALALIAVGGAYTLVRKHLPAVEERLL from the coding sequence ATGGCGACGACCCACGCGGCCGTCGGCCTCCTGCTCGCGTTGCCGCTGACGGTCCTGGCGCCGGAACTGGCACCGGCCGCGGCGCTCGCCGCGATGATCGGCGGGATCTTCCCGGATTTGGACCTCGTGGCCGGGATCCACCGCCGGACCCTCCATTTCCCCGACTACTACTGGCTCGGCGCGGTTCCGGCGCTCGCCGCGGCCGCCCTGGCGCCCGGTACCGCGACCGTCGCGGCCGCCTGGTTTCTCCTCTCGGCGGCCGTCCACTCCGTCAGCGACGTCTTCGGTGCGGGGACGGAGGCCCGCCCGTGGGAGCGAACCTCCGCGGAGGCGGTCTATCTCCACTCCCGGAGTCGGTGGATCGCGCCACGGTACTGGGTTCGCTACGACGGCGCGCCCGAGGATTACCTGCTCACGGTCTGCCTGCTCGCGCCCGGCCTCGTCACCTTCGGGCCGACGGTCCGGCGCGTCGCCCTCGCGCTCATCGCCGTCGGCGGCGCCTACACGCTCGTCAGAAAGCACCTGCCGGCCGTCGAGGAGCGGTTACTGTAG
- a CDS encoding DEAD/DEAH box helicase family protein, giving the protein MTEDPPDDAVTLESFLDALQSEGRPVATAQQIARRLDRSQAAASEALDRLAAAGDVERLDVESDPVVWYPAEWGRLADRERVVLFPDRRELVVDQPSQYTRAQLSRVAHLVDTSGTKGYLYRIRREDVWAAPFDDLDDFLGTLRSVLPRRSPHLEEWIERQWTRARQFTLRTHEDGYTVLEAASESLMGNVARQKLDEEHLHAPISETESWVVEGSEAAIKRILYESGYPVVDERDLETGDPLDVELRTELRDYQRDWVDRFLDQRAGVFVGPSGSGKTVAAIGALVAVGGETLILVPSRELAGQWRTELLEHTTLDPADIGEYHGGEKEIRPVTIATYQVAGMDRHRALFDRREWGLIVYDEVHHIPSEVYRRSADLQSKHRLGLSATPVREDDRETDIYTLVGPPIGTDWDALFDAGYVQEPEVEIRYLPWANDEERNAYASAEPRAKHRIAAENPAKVDEVRHLLAEHPTSKALVFVDWLDHGREIAAAIDAPFVSGETPHHERDRLFASFRDGERRTLVVSRVGDEGIDLPNAELAVVASGLGGSRRQGAQRAGRTMRPAGSATVYVLATRGTSEEDFAQRQMRHLAEKGIRVTESGVE; this is encoded by the coding sequence ATGACCGAGGACCCACCCGACGACGCCGTCACGCTGGAGTCGTTTCTCGACGCGTTACAGTCGGAGGGACGGCCGGTCGCGACGGCCCAGCAGATCGCCCGCCGACTCGATCGTTCACAGGCGGCCGCGAGCGAGGCACTCGACCGTCTCGCCGCCGCCGGCGACGTCGAACGTCTCGATGTCGAATCCGATCCCGTGGTCTGGTATCCGGCCGAGTGGGGCCGACTAGCCGACCGCGAACGGGTGGTGCTCTTTCCGGACCGCCGCGAACTCGTCGTCGATCAGCCGAGCCAGTACACCCGCGCCCAGCTCTCCCGTGTCGCCCACCTGGTCGACACCTCCGGAACCAAGGGCTATCTCTACCGGATCCGCCGGGAGGACGTGTGGGCGGCGCCGTTCGACGACCTCGACGATTTCCTGGGCACCCTCCGGTCGGTCCTCCCGCGACGATCTCCACACCTGGAGGAGTGGATCGAACGCCAGTGGACCCGCGCGCGCCAGTTCACCCTGCGGACCCACGAGGACGGCTACACGGTGCTCGAGGCGGCGAGCGAGAGCCTGATGGGCAACGTCGCCAGGCAGAAACTCGACGAGGAGCACCTCCACGCCCCTATCTCCGAGACCGAGAGCTGGGTCGTCGAGGGGAGCGAGGCGGCGATCAAGCGGATCCTCTACGAGTCGGGCTATCCCGTCGTCGACGAACGTGATCTCGAAACGGGCGACCCCCTCGACGTCGAGCTCCGGACCGAGCTTCGCGACTACCAGCGGGACTGGGTGGATCGCTTCCTCGACCAGCGGGCGGGAGTGTTCGTCGGGCCGTCGGGGAGCGGAAAGACCGTCGCCGCCATCGGCGCGCTGGTCGCCGTCGGCGGCGAGACGCTGATCCTCGTGCCGAGCCGGGAACTCGCCGGGCAGTGGCGGACGGAACTGCTGGAACACACGACGCTCGATCCCGCCGACATCGGGGAGTACCACGGCGGCGAAAAGGAGATCCGTCCGGTTACCATCGCCACCTACCAGGTCGCGGGCATGGACCGCCACCGCGCCCTGTTCGACCGGCGGGAGTGGGGGCTGATAGTCTACGACGAAGTCCACCACATCCCCAGCGAGGTGTACCGGCGGAGCGCGGACCTCCAGAGCAAACACCGCCTCGGCCTCTCGGCGACGCCGGTCCGCGAGGACGACCGGGAGACGGATATCTACACGCTCGTCGGACCACCGATCGGCACCGACTGGGACGCGCTCTTCGACGCCGGCTACGTCCAGGAACCCGAGGTAGAGATCAGGTATCTGCCGTGGGCGAACGACGAGGAACGGAACGCGTACGCGAGCGCGGAGCCGCGCGCGAAACACCGGATCGCGGCGGAGAACCCGGCGAAGGTCGACGAGGTGCGCCACCTGCTCGCCGAACACCCGACGTCGAAGGCGCTCGTGTTCGTCGACTGGCTGGATCACGGCCGCGAGATCGCCGCCGCCATCGACGCGCCCTTCGTGAGCGGCGAGACGCCACACCACGAGCGCGACCGACTGTTCGCGTCGTTCCGGGACGGCGAGCGCCGGACGCTCGTCGTCTCCCGCGTCGGCGACGAGGGGATCGACCTACCGAACGCGGAGCTGGCGGTGGTGGCCTCGGGGCTCGGCGGATCGCGCCGGCAAGGCGCCCAGCGCGCCGGGCGGACGATGCGCCCCGCGGGGAGCGCGACGGTGTACGTACTGGCGACGCGGGGGACGAGCGAGGAGGATTTCGCCCAGCGCCAGATGCGTCACCTCGCGGAGAAGGGCATCCGCGTGACCGAGAGCGGCGTGGAGTGA
- a CDS encoding NAD(P)-dependent oxidoreductase, with protein MSGEVSETHMADETIAFVGLGIMGGPMAKNLLDAGYTVIGHNRSQEPVDEHVAAGGEAAETPKEAAERADVTIMCLPDHDVVAEVMRKEDGVLAGLSEGDVVIDNSTISPIVTEELAAEVRDRGARMLDAPISGGEEGAIEASLSIMVGGDEEILEECRPILEVMGETITYCGDNGAGQVTKACNQIVVAGTMEAVSEALVFAYKAGADLEAVVDAISGGAAGCWTLDNRAPSMIQGDFEPGFFADYQYKDLRIATDAGEAYGAPMPQTELVHEMYKSMVETGRGKDDNSGVMQVIEDLAGVEARVEDE; from the coding sequence ATGTCGGGCGAGGTGAGTGAAACCCACATGGCAGACGAGACGATCGCGTTCGTCGGACTGGGGATCATGGGCGGACCGATGGCGAAGAACCTGCTCGATGCGGGCTACACCGTGATCGGGCACAACCGGTCGCAGGAACCGGTCGACGAACACGTCGCCGCCGGCGGCGAGGCGGCCGAGACGCCGAAGGAAGCGGCCGAACGCGCCGACGTGACGATCATGTGTCTCCCCGACCACGACGTCGTCGCGGAGGTCATGCGCAAGGAGGACGGCGTGCTCGCCGGCCTGAGCGAGGGCGACGTGGTGATCGACAACTCGACCATCTCGCCGATCGTGACGGAGGAACTCGCCGCGGAGGTCCGCGACCGGGGCGCCCGGATGCTCGACGCGCCGATCAGCGGCGGGGAAGAGGGCGCCATCGAGGCGTCGCTCTCGATCATGGTCGGCGGCGACGAGGAAATCCTGGAGGAGTGTCGCCCCATCCTCGAGGTCATGGGCGAGACGATCACCTACTGCGGCGACAACGGCGCCGGACAGGTCACCAAGGCGTGCAACCAGATCGTCGTCGCGGGGACGATGGAGGCCGTCAGCGAGGCGCTCGTGTTCGCCTACAAGGCCGGTGCGGACCTGGAGGCGGTCGTCGACGCCATCAGCGGCGGCGCCGCCGGCTGCTGGACGCTCGACAACCGCGCCCCGAGCATGATTCAGGGCGACTTCGAACCCGGGTTCTTCGCCGACTACCAGTACAAGGACCTCCGGATCGCCACCGACGCCGGCGAGGCGTACGGGGCGCCGATGCCCCAGACCGAACTCGTTCACGAGATGTACAAGTCGATGGTCGAGACCGGGCGCGGCAAGGACGACAACTCCGGCGTGATGCAGGTGATCGAGGATCTGGCGGGTGTCGAAGCGCGTGTCGAAGACGAGTAG
- a CDS encoding MarR family transcriptional regulator: MTGADDRILEYLSEENPAAPSKIHDDGRIRFSRPYINQRCQKLAEKGFLLNLGNGVYQITERGEAYLEGEFDAQSMTEVDDEQDNSQGGPSAAEGV, translated from the coding sequence ATGACGGGCGCTGATGATAGGATTCTGGAATATCTCTCCGAAGAAAATCCAGCCGCTCCGTCAAAGATACACGACGACGGAAGAATCCGATTCAGTAGGCCCTATATCAACCAGCGGTGTCAGAAACTCGCTGAGAAGGGTTTTCTCCTGAACCTCGGGAATGGGGTGTATCAGATCACGGAACGTGGGGAGGCGTATCTTGAAGGTGAGTTTGACGCTCAGTCGATGACCGAAGTCGACGACGAGCAGGATAACAGCCAGGGGGGACCGAGCGCGGCTGAGGGGGTGTAG
- a CDS encoding redox-regulated ATPase YchF, which produces MSYAIGLVGKPSVGKSTFFNAATMNDVPEGAYPFTTIDPSVGEAYARVDCAAPEFGETCTPSVGYCDDGTRFVPVQLVDVAGLIPGAHEGKGLGNQFLSDLNETDVLVHVVDFSGKTDSEGEPTEGHDPRDDIDFLEAELDQWYLEILEKGIERFETKYHGADAAIEADLAEQMSAFRTNEDEIKQVILSLGLELDPGTWDGTDRESLAREIRKRTKPIVIAANKIDDPAAAANFEAVRNDPDYDHLTVVPASAHAEKALKAADEAGTIDYRPGDDDFDVTGEPSDEQAEGLERIGDLLAEYGGTGVQASLETALFDALDLIAVFPGSDDGSTSEKGTFRDCFLLPEGSTTADFAHHIHSDLGEGLLHGIDCRSSRQIGGSHELDDRDVVELVTTN; this is translated from the coding sequence ATGAGCTACGCCATCGGACTCGTCGGCAAGCCCTCCGTGGGCAAGTCGACGTTCTTCAACGCGGCGACGATGAACGACGTGCCCGAGGGGGCGTATCCGTTCACGACAATCGACCCGAGCGTCGGAGAGGCCTACGCCCGCGTCGACTGTGCGGCCCCGGAGTTCGGCGAGACCTGCACCCCGAGCGTCGGCTACTGCGACGACGGCACGCGGTTCGTCCCGGTGCAACTCGTCGACGTCGCCGGCCTCATCCCCGGCGCCCACGAGGGGAAGGGCCTCGGCAACCAGTTCCTGAGCGACCTCAACGAGACGGACGTCCTGGTCCACGTCGTCGACTTCTCGGGGAAGACCGACAGCGAGGGCGAACCCACCGAGGGTCACGACCCGCGCGACGACATCGACTTCCTGGAGGCGGAGCTCGACCAGTGGTACCTGGAGATATTGGAGAAGGGAATCGAGCGGTTCGAGACGAAATACCACGGCGCCGACGCGGCCATCGAGGCGGACCTGGCCGAGCAGATGAGCGCCTTCCGGACGAACGAGGACGAGATCAAGCAAGTGATCCTCTCGTTGGGGCTCGAACTCGACCCCGGGACGTGGGACGGGACGGACCGCGAGTCGCTGGCCCGGGAGATCCGCAAGCGTACCAAACCCATCGTGATCGCGGCGAACAAGATCGACGACCCCGCGGCGGCGGCGAACTTCGAGGCGGTCCGGAACGACCCCGACTACGACCACCTCACCGTCGTGCCGGCGAGCGCCCACGCGGAGAAGGCCCTGAAGGCCGCCGACGAAGCGGGAACGATCGACTACCGGCCGGGCGACGACGACTTCGACGTGACGGGCGAGCCGAGTGACGAACAGGCCGAGGGCTTGGAGCGGATCGGCGACCTGCTCGCCGAGTACGGCGGCACGGGCGTACAGGCGTCGCTGGAGACGGCGCTGTTCGACGCGCTCGACCTCATCGCGGTGTTCCCGGGGAGCGACGACGGGTCGACGAGCGAGAAGGGAACCTTCCGCGACTGTTTCCTCCTGCCCGAGGGGTCGACCACGGCGGATTTCGCCCACCACATCCACTCGGACCTGGGCGAGGGGCTGCTCCACGGTATCGACTGCCGCTCGTCGCGGCAGATCGGCGGGAGCCACGAACTCGACGACCGCGACGTGGTCGAGCTGGTGACGACGAACTAG
- the cofG gene encoding 7,8-didemethyl-8-hydroxy-5-deazariboflavin synthase subunit CofG — MSRAPETDDERVDPDALVDADAVDDLLAVTPADVDPAPELTFARNVFLPLTTACRYTCTYCTFYDVPGEATLMPPEAIREQLHFGAEAGCTEALFTFGDAPDERYTAVHDQLDDWGYETVLDYLYDACEMALDVGLLPHSNPGDLRADELDRLAEVNASMGVMLETTADVDAHAGARRKTPERRLGTIRAAGEVAVPFTTGILVGIGESRRDRAESLLAIRELHDRYDHVQEVIVQPVVPNERSDFDRPGVPTMRETVAMARVALPSEVSVQVPPNLAPTRDLLDCGVDDLGGVSPVTDDYINPDYAWPAVEELSALAAEAGVPLRERLPTHDRYLPAAYRCGAVTPAESEVDREWLRPAIREALRADDDAGRRYRALQ; from the coding sequence ATGTCACGGGCTCCCGAGACCGACGACGAGCGGGTTGATCCCGACGCGCTGGTCGACGCCGACGCCGTCGACGACCTGCTCGCCGTGACGCCGGCCGACGTCGACCCGGCGCCGGAACTCACCTTCGCCCGGAACGTCTTCCTGCCGTTGACGACCGCCTGCCGGTACACCTGCACGTACTGTACCTTCTACGACGTGCCCGGCGAGGCCACCCTGATGCCGCCCGAGGCGATCCGTGAGCAACTCCACTTCGGCGCCGAAGCCGGCTGCACCGAGGCACTCTTCACCTTCGGCGACGCCCCGGACGAGCGGTACACGGCCGTCCACGACCAACTCGACGACTGGGGGTACGAAACCGTCCTCGACTACCTCTACGACGCCTGCGAGATGGCCCTCGACGTGGGCTTGCTCCCACACAGCAACCCCGGCGACCTGCGCGCCGACGAACTGGACCGGCTCGCCGAGGTCAACGCCAGCATGGGGGTGATGCTGGAGACGACGGCCGACGTCGACGCCCACGCGGGGGCGCGACGGAAGACCCCCGAGCGCCGCCTGGGGACGATCCGTGCCGCGGGCGAGGTGGCCGTCCCCTTCACCACCGGGATCCTCGTCGGCATCGGCGAGTCGCGGCGCGACCGGGCGGAGAGCCTGCTGGCGATCCGCGAACTCCACGACCGCTACGACCACGTCCAGGAGGTGATCGTCCAGCCGGTCGTGCCCAACGAGCGCTCGGATTTCGACCGGCCGGGCGTCCCGACCATGCGCGAGACGGTGGCGATGGCGCGGGTCGCCCTCCCCTCCGAGGTGTCCGTGCAGGTGCCGCCGAACCTCGCGCCGACCCGCGACCTGCTCGACTGTGGCGTCGACGATCTGGGCGGCGTCTCGCCGGTCACCGACGACTACATCAACCCCGACTACGCGTGGCCGGCGGTCGAGGAACTGTCGGCGCTCGCGGCGGAGGCGGGCGTCCCCCTCCGCGAACGGCTGCCGACACACGACCGGTACCTGCCGGCGGCGTACCGATGCGGGGCGGTCACGCCGGCCGAGAGCGAGGTCGACCGGGAGTGGCTCCGCCCCGCGATCAGGGAGGCGCTCCGTGCGGACGACGACGCCGGCCGCCGGTATCGCGCCCTACAGTAA
- a CDS encoding TATA-box-binding protein — protein MSDPADSIEIQNVVASTGIGQELDLEALAEDLPGADFNPDNFPGLVYRTQEPKAAALIFRSGKIVCTGAKSIDDVHEALGIIFGKLRDLQIPVEEDPEITVQNIVSSADLGHTLNLNALAIGLGLEDVEYEPEQFPGLVYRMDDPDVVILLFGSGKIVITGGKRTVDAAEAVEVIVDRIDDLGLLG, from the coding sequence ATGAGTGATCCGGCAGATTCGATCGAGATTCAGAACGTGGTGGCGTCGACGGGCATCGGACAGGAACTCGACCTCGAGGCCTTGGCGGAGGACCTCCCGGGAGCCGACTTCAACCCCGACAACTTCCCGGGACTGGTCTACCGCACGCAGGAACCGAAGGCGGCGGCGCTGATCTTCCGCTCGGGCAAGATCGTGTGCACGGGCGCGAAGAGCATCGACGACGTGCACGAGGCGCTCGGCATCATCTTCGGCAAGCTCCGCGACCTACAGATCCCGGTCGAGGAGGATCCGGAGATCACCGTCCAGAACATCGTCTCCAGCGCGGATCTGGGACATACCCTCAACCTCAACGCGCTGGCCATCGGGCTGGGGCTGGAGGACGTGGAGTACGAACCCGAGCAGTTCCCGGGACTGGTCTATCGGATGGACGATCCCGACGTGGTCATCCTGCTTTTCGGCAGCGGAAAGATCGTCATCACGGGCGGGAAGCGGACCGTCGACGCGGCCGAGGCGGTCGAGGTGATCGTCGACCGAATCGACGACCTGGGCCTTCTGGGGTAG
- a CDS encoding pyridoxal-phosphate-dependent aminotransferase family protein — protein sequence MLMTPGPTALPPSVREAAGEELLNPDVDPAFADRYDALKRKLGRVYGTDDEVVVLGGEGILGLEAAVASTVAPGDRVCCLSNGPYGDGFADFVERYGGEAVLVDADYDDPLPIDALERTLDDGDFDLATMVHCETPTGTLNDLTPALDLFDTHDVPTVVDAVSSLGGAPVPTDRIDVAIGASQKCFSAPPGLAVCTVSDAAWERIEARDPDPLYTNLLPWHGAEQPYPYTHLSTLVVALEAALDLLLDEGLDAVYDRHREAARLCRERGRELGLEPFPDPERSSPTVTAFAVPGRATALQERLRTDHDVTLSTGFGDLADDVLRVGHMGYNADVEKVERTMDALAAALDRVD from the coding sequence ATGCTCATGACGCCCGGCCCGACGGCGCTTCCGCCGTCGGTCAGGGAGGCGGCCGGCGAGGAACTGCTCAACCCCGACGTCGATCCGGCCTTCGCCGACCGGTACGACGCGCTGAAACGGAAACTCGGACGGGTCTACGGGACCGACGACGAGGTGGTCGTCCTCGGCGGCGAGGGCATCCTCGGCCTGGAGGCGGCCGTCGCCTCGACCGTCGCCCCCGGCGACCGCGTCTGCTGTCTCTCGAACGGCCCCTACGGCGACGGTTTCGCGGACTTCGTCGAGCGCTACGGCGGCGAGGCCGTCCTCGTCGACGCCGACTACGACGATCCCCTCCCGATCGACGCCCTAGAGCGGACCCTCGACGACGGGGACTTCGACCTCGCGACGATGGTCCACTGCGAGACGCCGACGGGGACGCTCAACGACCTGACCCCCGCCCTCGACCTGTTCGACACCCACGACGTTCCCACCGTCGTCGACGCCGTCTCGTCGCTCGGCGGGGCGCCCGTCCCGACCGACCGCATCGACGTCGCCATCGGCGCGTCACAGAAGTGTTTCAGCGCGCCGCCCGGACTCGCGGTCTGCACCGTCAGCGACGCGGCGTGGGAGCGGATCGAGGCCCGCGACCCCGACCCGCTCTACACCAACCTGCTCCCGTGGCACGGGGCCGAACAGCCGTACCCCTACACCCATCTGTCGACCCTGGTCGTCGCGCTGGAGGCGGCGCTCGACCTGTTGCTCGACGAGGGTCTCGATGCCGTCTACGACCGCCACCGCGAGGCCGCGCGGCTCTGCCGGGAGCGCGGACGCGAACTCGGGCTGGAGCCGTTCCCCGATCCCGAGCGGAGTTCGCCGACTGTCACCGCCTTCGCGGTGCCGGGGCGGGCGACGGCGCTGCAGGAACGCCTGCGCACGGACCACGACGTGACGCTCTCGACCGGGTTCGGCGACCTCGCGGACGACGTGCTCCGCGTCGGTCACATGGGGTACAACGCCGACGTCGAGAAGGTCGAGCGGACGATGGACGCGCTGGCGGCCGCCCTCGATCGGGTCGACTGA
- a CDS encoding AIR synthase family protein has translation MTGKLDPSVLSDLILSRTGASNPNLLAGPAFGEDAAAIRIDGGTLIASTDPISLAAERIGQLAVAVASNDVAAAGGRPEYLLSTVLLPDADVDRLETITGQLDAEADRLGLTIAGGHTEVVAGLERPLCSLTCLGMADRFVTTGGAAPGDRILLTKGAGIEATGVLATDFRDRLDLSADALDRATAAFDDLSVMPEAAVLAPTATAMHDPTEGGVLQGLIEMALAGGVTLAVDRDAVHVREETRAACAAVGVDPLRVLGSGALLATVDPDDASAALAALHDEGIDAVDVGRVEAGDPAVDIGGERYTEPIRDDMYALWDE, from the coding sequence ATGACCGGCAAACTCGATCCGTCGGTCCTGTCGGATCTGATCCTCTCGCGGACGGGGGCGTCGAACCCGAACCTGCTCGCGGGGCCGGCGTTCGGCGAGGACGCCGCGGCCATCCGGATCGACGGCGGGACGCTGATCGCCAGCACCGACCCCATCTCGCTCGCGGCCGAACGAATCGGACAGTTGGCCGTCGCCGTCGCCTCGAACGACGTCGCGGCCGCCGGCGGCCGCCCCGAGTACCTCCTGAGCACCGTCCTCCTCCCCGACGCGGACGTCGACCGCCTGGAGACGATCACCGGGCAACTCGACGCCGAGGCCGACCGCCTCGGGCTGACCATCGCCGGCGGCCACACCGAGGTCGTCGCCGGCCTAGAGCGGCCGCTCTGTTCGCTCACCTGTCTCGGGATGGCCGACCGCTTCGTCACCACGGGCGGGGCGGCACCCGGGGATCGGATCCTCCTCACGAAGGGCGCGGGCATCGAGGCGACTGGCGTCCTCGCGACCGACTTCCGCGACCGGCTGGACCTGTCCGCGGACGCGCTGGACCGCGCGACGGCCGCGTTCGACGACCTCAGCGTGATGCCCGAGGCGGCCGTCCTCGCGCCAACCGCGACCGCCATGCACGACCCCACCGAAGGGGGCGTCCTCCAGGGCCTGATCGAGATGGCACTCGCCGGCGGGGTCACCCTCGCCGTCGACCGCGACGCGGTCCACGTCCGCGAGGAGACCCGGGCGGCCTGCGCGGCCGTCGGGGTCGACCCGCTCCGGGTCCTCGGCTCCGGGGCGTTGCTGGCGACCGTCGACCCCGACGACGCGTCGGCGGCGCTCGCGGCGCTCCACGACGAGGGGATCGACGCCGTCGACGTCGGCCGGGTCGAAGCGGGCGACCCCGCGGTGGATATCGGCGGGGAGCGCTACACCGAGCCGATCCGGGACGACATGTACGCGCTCTGGGACGAGTGA
- a CDS encoding VOC family protein, protein MDAVDHINLDVDDLDAAYAFYRDVLDLDLLRPPEEFKGEHVMFETDGGTVVTLVETGRGERWDDRGLDHPLDKAHVAFETDRETYASLMDHLDGQFPNQGPYDWGEFEGFYFLDPSGNLLEIVTYDPAPADRERSLMDHDDVE, encoded by the coding sequence ATGGACGCCGTCGATCACATCAACCTCGACGTGGACGACCTCGACGCCGCGTACGCCTTCTACCGCGACGTCCTCGACCTCGACCTCCTGCGCCCGCCGGAGGAGTTCAAGGGGGAACACGTCATGTTCGAAACCGACGGAGGGACGGTCGTCACGCTCGTCGAGACGGGGCGCGGCGAGCGGTGGGACGACCGGGGACTCGATCACCCGCTCGACAAGGCTCACGTCGCCTTCGAGACCGACCGCGAGACCTACGCGTCGCTGATGGACCACCTCGACGGCCAGTTTCCGAACCAAGGTCCCTACGACTGGGGCGAGTTCGAGGGGTTCTACTTCCTCGATCCGTCGGGGAACCTGCTCGAAATCGTCACTTACGACCCCGCGCCCGCGGACCGGGAGCGGTCCCTGATGGACCACGACGACGTCGAATAG
- a CDS encoding HNH endonuclease signature motif containing protein: protein MTDREPLRLHHTGEGYEYVRCRSGDDDATAYIHRLTFVAEHGLDALPPDWHVHHEIPIPWLNTPDNLIAVEPVCHGRHHLQDEPLPSI from the coding sequence GTGACTGACCGCGAACCACTCCGGCTCCACCATACCGGTGAGGGCTATGAGTACGTTCGTTGTCGCTCCGGTGACGACGACGCGACGGCCTACATCCACCGTCTGACCTTCGTCGCCGAACACGGCCTCGACGCGCTCCCTCCGGACTGGCACGTCCATCACGAGATACCGATCCCGTGGCTCAACACACCGGATAATCTCATCGCTGTCGAGCCGGTTTGCCACGGTCGCCACCACCTGCAGGACGAACCCCTCCCTTCGATCTGA
- a CDS encoding CinA family protein: protein MTADTPTDCGPADDAPERRLGRRLRERDETLAVAESLTGGLVGSRLTDVPGSSEHFDRGVVAYSNDAKLTDLGVSRESLDDHGAVSAPVAREMAQGVRDTAGTDWGVSTTGIAGPDGGTDQKPVGLLFVGVAHAAPWGSGDSFVRAERHVVDGDRWAVKSESARRALLAPLAAMG from the coding sequence ATGACAGCCGACACACCGACCGACTGCGGACCGGCCGACGACGCACCCGAACGCCGCCTGGGCCGGCGCCTCCGGGAGCGCGACGAGACCCTCGCCGTCGCCGAATCCCTCACCGGCGGGCTCGTCGGCTCGCGACTGACCGACGTCCCCGGATCGAGCGAGCACTTCGACCGGGGCGTGGTGGCCTACTCGAACGACGCCAAACTGACCGACCTCGGGGTGAGCCGGGAGTCGCTCGACGACCACGGCGCCGTCTCCGCGCCCGTCGCCCGCGAGATGGCACAGGGCGTCCGCGACACGGCGGGGACGGACTGGGGTGTCTCGACCACCGGTATCGCCGGCCCCGACGGCGGCACCGACCAGAAACCCGTCGGCCTCCTCTTCGTCGGCGTCGCCCACGCCGCCCCCTGGGGGAGCGGCGACTCCTTCGTCCGCGCCGAACGCCACGTCGTCGACGGCGACCGCTGGGCGGTCAAATCCGAGAGCGCTCGGCGAGCCCTCCTAGCCCCGCTGGCCGCGATGGGCTAG